The sequence TCCAGAATCAGGGTTTCCATGACATACCTTTTCGATGAGCGGTCACAGCGGGGGACGCCAGCGCTTGAGCAGCAAGGCATTGCTGACCACAGACACCGAACTGAGCGCCATGGCCGCCCCGGCTATGACCGGATTGAGCTGGCCCAGTATGGCCAGCGGAATACCCAGTGCGTTGTAGCACAGGGCAAAAAACAGGTTCTGCCGGATTTTGCGCCCGGTTGCCCGTGAAAGGTCAATCGCTGCGACCACATCGGTCAAGCGGCCATGCAGCAGGGTAACATCGGCCTGGGCGCGCGCCACGTCCGAACCTGAGGCGACGGCCAGCCCCACATCGGCCACCGTCAGCGCGGGCGCATCGTTGATGCCATCGCCCACCATGGCGACCGGCCCCATGGCTTTCAACTGTTGAATACGCTCGGCCTTGCCCTGGGGCGACAAACCCGCGTTCACCGCCTCCAGCCCAAGCTGGCGCGCTACCGCCTCCGCCGTACGCGGCTGGTCGCCGGTCAGCATATGTGGGGTGATGCCCTCGGTACGCAACCAGTGCAAGGCCTCGCGTCCGCCTGGTCGTAATGGATCGGCCAGCGCCAGTGCGCCCAGCGGGGTTTCCCCTTCGGCCAGCACCACCACCGTAGCCCCCTCCTCCTGCCAGGAAGCTACCTGTCCTGCCGCGGCTTCCGGCAGTGTCACCCTGGCAGCGGCCAAGAGCTGCAAGGTCCGCCATTGCCCCTCGACTTCAAGCTCGGCACGGACCCCTTCCCCGACCACTTGCTGAAACGCACGTAACGGCAAGCTTTCCGCTGCGCCAGCGGCCCGGCAGATGGCTGCCGCCAGCGGATGGTTAGCCTCGCGCTCCAGGCAAGCACTCCAGCGCAAAATCGTCTCGGCGCTGAGCCCAGCTTGCCAGCTGACCCTGCCATGCAGCACCGGATGGCCCTCGGTCAGCGTACCGGTCTTGTCCAGCGCCAGCTGGCGGGTGCGTGCCAGCCGCTCCAGCCCGGCAGCATGACGGAACAGGATGCCGTGACGCGCGCCTTGGCCGACCCCGACCATGATCACCGTCGGGGTTGCCAGCCCCAGCGCACAGGGGCAGGCGATCACCAGCACCGCAATCGCCGGGGGGATGGCTTGCGACAAGCTGCCACCACAGGCCCACCAGCCCAGCAAGGTCAGTATTGCCAAACCCAGCACGGCTGGCACAAACCAGGCCGCGACCTGATCGGCAAAGCGCTGGATCGGTGCGCGCGACGACTGTGCTTCCTGCACCAGACGGATGATCTGTCCCAATTGGGTCGCCTCACCCACTGCGCTCGCCTCACAGACCAGACGCCCGGCCTGCAGCACCGTCCCGGCAAACACCGTGGCCCCTGCCTGCTTGCCCACGGGCAGACTCTCGCCGGTCAGCATGGCCTCGTCCAGTATGCCCTCGCCCTCTCTCACTTGGCCATCCACCGGTACCGCATCGCCAACCCGAAGCAGGAAGCGGTCACCGGTCTGCAGCTGACGGGTGGGTACGGACAGCCAGTCCTGCGCATCATCTGACCAGCGCAGGGCCTGCTGGGGGCGCAGCTGTGCCAATGCCATCAGTGCCGCCTGGGTTTGCCGCCGCGCCCGGCCTTCCAGTGCCTTGCCCAGCATGACCAGCGTCAAGATGGCACTGCTGGCCTCAAAATACAGATGGGGCGATCCTTCACCCAGCCACAGCCAGAGCGAGTAACCGTACGCCGCGCTGGTACCCAGCGCCACCAGCACGTCCATATTGGCCGCACCGGCCCTGACCGCCCGCCAGGCTGAGCGGTAAAAGGGTGCCCCCAGCCAGCATTGCAGCGGCGTGGCCAGCAGCCATTGCCATACCGGCGGCAGCATGCCGTGCATGCTGCCCAGCAACATGCTGACCATGCCGGGCAAGAAAGGGAGGGTCAGCAGTATGGCCAGCAACAGACGGCCATGCTGCTGCCAAAAGCCCGGCGCTGGAGCCTCGGTCTGCCCCTCGACGAGTGACGCGACAAAACCCGCCTTGCCCAGTGCTGCGACCAGGGTGGCCTCCTGCAACAGCCCCGGCAAAAAGCTGAGCTGCACAGTTTCATCGGCCAGATTCAGTTGCCAATGCTGCAGCGGCAGGCGCTGCAGCTGTTGCTGCAACGGGCCAGTTTGCCCGGCGGAGGCCAGCCCCGGCACCGACCAGACCTGTACATTAGGTCTAATCCCATACCCGGTATGGGTAATTTTTTCATACAGCGACGTCAGCGTGTGCTGCTGATCGTCAAACTGCAAACGGGCCGTTTCATTGGCGAAGCTGACCTCGGCCTCGACGCCGGGAATACGGGACAGCACCCGCTCAATACGGCTGGCACACGCGGCGCAGGTCATGCCGCTGATGGGGACATCAATGCTGTAGTGGCTCATGGACTTGCCTGCATGCAGGCTTCCAGCTGAAAGGTGTCCACATCATACACCGTTAGCGCAGCTTATTTCAAATACCCCAACGGGGTATATATTTATACGGTAATTTTCATGTTGCGCTTCGGGGGGTGTGCTATACCCAAAGTGAGCACAACGGAACCACGGCGCCCAAGGAAAGAAAAGAGGATGGCTCCGGGAATTCTGCCAACAGAATGACGCCTAAGTCTTTAGGGCTGCCCGCATACCGCACAAGGAGATTGGCGCATGGACATCTTCAGCAACTTTGCCAGCCGTTATGACCGTACCCGCGAGGAAGAATACTCGCTGGAAGAATACCTGCAACTCTGCAAGACCGACCCCATGGCCTATGCCACCGCATCCGAGCGGATGCTGAAAGCCATTGGCGAGCCGGAGCTACTCGACACTCGCAATGACCCGCGGCTGTCGCGCCTGTTCACCAACAAAACCATCAAGATCTACCCGGCTTTCGCTGAATTCTACGGCGCAGAAGAGGTGATCGAGCAAGTGGTGGCCTTCTTCCGCCACGCCGCGCAGGGGCTGGAAGAGCGCAAGCAGATTCTCTATCTGCTGGGCCCGGTGGGCGGTGGCAAGAGCTCAATTGCCGAAAAGCTGAAGCAGCTGATGGAAGTGGTGCCCTTCTATGCCATCAAGGATTCCCCAGTCAACGAATCGCCTCTCGGCCTGTTCAGCGCCACGGAAGACGGCAAGATTCTGGAGGACGACTACGGCATTCCGCGCCGCTATCTGAACAAGGTGCTCTCGCCGTGGGCGGTGAAACGGCTGGAGGAGTATGGCGGCGACATCCGTCAGTTCCGCGTGGTCAAGCGCTACCCCTCCGTGCTGCGGCAGATCGCAGTGAGCAAAACCGAGCCGGGTGATGAAAACAATCAGGACATCAGCGCCCTGGTCGGCAAGGTGGATATCCGCCAGCTGGAGCTGTATGCGCAGGATGACCCCGATGCCTACAGCTACTCCGGTGGTCTGTGTCTGGCCAACCAGGGGCTGCTGGAGTTCGTGGAAATGTTCAAGGCACCGATCAAGGTGCTGCACCCCTTGCTGACCGCCACCCAGGAGGGCAACTTCAAGGGCACGGAAGGCTTCGGTGCCATCCCCTTTGACGGCATCGTACTGGCGCACTCGAATGAATCCGAGTGGAAGATGTTCAAGAACAACAAGAACAACGAAGCCTTCCTCGACCGCATCTACATCGTCAAGGTGCCGTACTGCCTGCGGGTGGCAGATGAAGTGAAGATTTACGAAAAACTGGTGCGCACCTCTTCACTGTGCGAAGCCCCCTGCGCGCCTGGTACGCTGAAGATGATGGCCCAGTTCTCGGTGCTGACCCGACTGAAAGAGCCGGAAAACTCCAGCGTATACAGCAAGATGCAGGTCTACGATGGCGACAACCTGAAAGACACCGACCCCAAGGCCAAATCGATCCAGGAATACCGCGATTACGCGGGCGTGGACGAAGGCATGACCGGTATCTCGACCCGCTGGGCGTTCAAGGTGCTGTCCAAGGTGTTCAACTTCGACAATACCGAAGTGGCCGCCAACCCGGTGCACCTGCTCTATGTGCTGGAGCAGCAGATTGAGCGTGAGCAGTTCCAGCCGGAGCTGGAGCAGAAGTATCTGGCCTATGTGAAGGAATATCTGGCCTCCCGCTATGTCGAGTTCATCGGCAAAGAGATCCAGACCGCGTATCTGGAGAGCTACTCCGAATACGGCCAGAACATCTTTGACCGCTATGTGACCTTTGCCGATTACTGGATTCAGGACCAGGAATACCGTGATCCGGATACCGGCGAGAGCTTTGACCGTGCCTCGCTCAACAATGAACTGGAGAAGATCGAAAAACCCGCCGGCATCAGCAACCCCAAGGACTTCCGCAACGAGATCGTCAACTTCGTGCTGCGGGCGCGTGCCAGCAATGCGGGCAACAACCCGCTGTGGACCAGCTACGAAAAGCTGCGCATGGTGATCGAGAAGAAGATGTTCTCCAACACCGAGGAGCTGCTGCCGGTGATTTCCTTCAACGCCAAAGCCAGTGCCGAAGATCAGCGCAAGCATGAAAACTTCGTCAACCGCATGGTGGACAAGGGCTACACCCCGAAGCAGGTCCGGCTGCTGTGCGAGTGGTACCTGCGGGTACGCAAGTCGTCCTGAGGTCCGGCGCCGACGCGATGTCGGCCCCGCCCGGCCACGCCCGACGTGGCCGGGTACATGCGGGAGAAGCACATGTACCAGCTGATTGACCGGCGTCTCAATGGCAAGCACAAGAGTGCCATCAACCGGGAGCGCTTCCTGCGCCGCTACCGCAATCAGGTCAAACAGGCCGTGACCAAGGCGGTCAAGGGCCGCAGCATTACCGATATGGAAGGCGGCGAGCAGGTCTCCATCCCCTCGCGCGACATCAGCGAGCCGGTGTTCGGCCACGGCCAGGGTGGCGTATGGGAAGGAGTGCATCCCGGCAATGAGGAGTACAGCCGGGGTGACAAGATCAATCGGCCGCGCGGCGGCGGGGGAAGCGGCAGTGGCAGCGGCCAGGCCAGCAATGAGGGCGAAGGCGAAGATGATTTCGTGTTCCAGCTCTCCCGCGAGGAATTTCTGCAGTATTTCTTTGAAGACCTCGAGCTGCCCAATCTGGTGAAAACCTACCTCAGCGCGTCGCAGGAAATGAAAACCGTACGCGCCGGCTATACGGCTGAGGGCACGCCAAACAACATTCATGTGGTGCGCTCGCTGAAAGGCGCACTCGGCCGCCGCATTGCACTCTCCAAGCCATTGCAGACCCGTCTGAAGGGCATGGAAGATTATCTGGCGGGCCTGCTGGAAGAGGACAATGACGAAAAGGATCGCCGCGAGATCACCATGTTGCGGGACAAGATTCATGTGCTGAAGGGGCGCATCCTCGGCATCCCCTTCATTGACCCGTTTGACCTCAAGTACACCAACCGGGTGAAGCAACCCCGCCCGACCAATCAGGCGGTGATGTTTTGCCTGATGGATGTCTCCGGCTCCATGGATGAGTCACGCAAGGATATTGCCAAACGTTTCTTCATCCTGCTCTATCTCTTCCTCAACCGTGCCTACGAGAAGATCGAGGTGGTCTTCATCCGTCACCACACCCAGGCAACCGAAGTGGATGAGGAAGGTTTTTTCCACTCCCGCGAAAGTGGTGGCACGGTGGTGTCCAGCGCCCTGAAGC is a genomic window of Leeia aquatica containing:
- a CDS encoding PrkA family serine protein kinase, producing MDIFSNFASRYDRTREEEYSLEEYLQLCKTDPMAYATASERMLKAIGEPELLDTRNDPRLSRLFTNKTIKIYPAFAEFYGAEEVIEQVVAFFRHAAQGLEERKQILYLLGPVGGGKSSIAEKLKQLMEVVPFYAIKDSPVNESPLGLFSATEDGKILEDDYGIPRRYLNKVLSPWAVKRLEEYGGDIRQFRVVKRYPSVLRQIAVSKTEPGDENNQDISALVGKVDIRQLELYAQDDPDAYSYSGGLCLANQGLLEFVEMFKAPIKVLHPLLTATQEGNFKGTEGFGAIPFDGIVLAHSNESEWKMFKNNKNNEAFLDRIYIVKVPYCLRVADEVKIYEKLVRTSSLCEAPCAPGTLKMMAQFSVLTRLKEPENSSVYSKMQVYDGDNLKDTDPKAKSIQEYRDYAGVDEGMTGISTRWAFKVLSKVFNFDNTEVAANPVHLLYVLEQQIEREQFQPELEQKYLAYVKEYLASRYVEFIGKEIQTAYLESYSEYGQNIFDRYVTFADYWIQDQEYRDPDTGESFDRASLNNELEKIEKPAGISNPKDFRNEIVNFVLRARASNAGNNPLWTSYEKLRMVIEKKMFSNTEELLPVISFNAKASAEDQRKHENFVNRMVDKGYTPKQVRLLCEWYLRVRKSS
- a CDS encoding YeaH/YhbH family protein, translated to MYQLIDRRLNGKHKSAINRERFLRRYRNQVKQAVTKAVKGRSITDMEGGEQVSIPSRDISEPVFGHGQGGVWEGVHPGNEEYSRGDKINRPRGGGGSGSGSGQASNEGEGEDDFVFQLSREEFLQYFFEDLELPNLVKTYLSASQEMKTVRAGYTAEGTPNNIHVVRSLKGALGRRIALSKPLQTRLKGMEDYLAGLLEEDNDEKDRREITMLRDKIHVLKGRILGIPFIDPFDLKYTNRVKQPRPTNQAVMFCLMDVSGSMDESRKDIAKRFFILLYLFLNRAYEKIEVVFIRHHTQATEVDEEGFFHSRESGGTVVSSALKLMLEVIEARYSPTEWNIYGAQASDGDNWDNDSPLCKSLLSDKIMPLVQYFAYIEITDGPEQNLWHEYVHVKEFHRYFAMQKIRTPADIYPVFRELFKKQSPTAAA
- a CDS encoding heavy metal translocating P-type ATPase — translated: MSHYSIDVPISGMTCAACASRIERVLSRIPGVEAEVSFANETARLQFDDQQHTLTSLYEKITHTGYGIRPNVQVWSVPGLASAGQTGPLQQQLQRLPLQHWQLNLADETVQLSFLPGLLQEATLVAALGKAGFVASLVEGQTEAPAPGFWQQHGRLLLAILLTLPFLPGMVSMLLGSMHGMLPPVWQWLLATPLQCWLGAPFYRSAWRAVRAGAANMDVLVALGTSAAYGYSLWLWLGEGSPHLYFEASSAILTLVMLGKALEGRARRQTQAALMALAQLRPQQALRWSDDAQDWLSVPTRQLQTGDRFLLRVGDAVPVDGQVREGEGILDEAMLTGESLPVGKQAGATVFAGTVLQAGRLVCEASAVGEATQLGQIIRLVQEAQSSRAPIQRFADQVAAWFVPAVLGLAILTLLGWWACGGSLSQAIPPAIAVLVIACPCALGLATPTVIMVGVGQGARHGILFRHAAGLERLARTRQLALDKTGTLTEGHPVLHGRVSWQAGLSAETILRWSACLEREANHPLAAAICRAAGAAESLPLRAFQQVVGEGVRAELEVEGQWRTLQLLAAARVTLPEAAAGQVASWQEEGATVVVLAEGETPLGALALADPLRPGGREALHWLRTEGITPHMLTGDQPRTAEAVARQLGLEAVNAGLSPQGKAERIQQLKAMGPVAMVGDGINDAPALTVADVGLAVASGSDVARAQADVTLLHGRLTDVVAAIDLSRATGRKIRQNLFFALCYNALGIPLAILGQLNPVIAGAAMALSSVSVVSNALLLKRWRPPL